A genome region from Thalassococcus arenae includes the following:
- a CDS encoding ligase-associated DNA damage response DEXH box helicase — protein MTELPVSLKRWFSKRGWTLHPHQRAMLDRTGEAALLLIAPTGGGKTLAGFLPTLAELGAAPGPGLHTLYVSPLKALAADIKRNLRTPIDEAGLAIRVEDRTGDTPSSRKKRQRADPPHILLTTPESLALLTSYEDAPRMFAGLQRVIVDEIHALAESKRGDQLMLALARLQGMCPGLRRVGLSATVEDPQAIARLLARHPDPCDILLADPGPDPDISMLVTDEAPPWSGGGAKYAIPAVLEQVRRHRTTLIFHNTRAQAEIFFHNLWLANDDGLPIGIHHGSLDRQQREKVEAAMVAGQLRAIVCTGSLDLGIDWGDVDLVIQVGAPKNVKRLVQRIGRANHRYNAPSKAILVPANRFEVVECVAALEAARAHQLDGDPRGPGPRDVLCQHILIAACSGPFETDALYAEMTSAGAYANLSRDQFDACLEFCATGGYALRAYDQWQRLQQLPDGRWQLRDPRAAQRIRQNIGTIQDTDTLKVRWRGRGGAPLGEIEEGFAASLTKGDTFLIGGQIVRYEGLREMTVEVTRDPGRKPKIATFMGTKFSTSTQLSHRILRMFRQDNWPDLPPHTAQWLALQRKVSRLPEPGRLLVETFPRDGRQQLVAYGFAGRNAQQTLGLLLTKRMEEMGLAPMGFVSTDYATLIWGLDAVTDPAPLFDIAALEAGVDQWLAGNAVMKRTFRASATIAGLIERNIGGQRKTGRQATMSSDILYDTLLKYDPDHLLMQITREEAMRGLVDFARIREMAERVGDRIDHVVLDRVTPLAAPLFLEAGRVPVNGLADERLLEEEVTRLLNDSGLAQIEVKPRWRVPY, from the coding sequence GGATTTCTACCAACCCTGGCCGAGTTGGGTGCGGCGCCGGGGCCGGGTCTGCACACGCTCTATGTCAGCCCGCTCAAGGCCCTCGCAGCGGATATCAAGCGCAATCTGCGCACGCCGATCGACGAGGCGGGGCTGGCGATCCGGGTCGAGGACCGCACCGGCGACACGCCTTCAAGCCGCAAGAAGCGCCAGCGCGCCGACCCGCCGCACATCCTGCTGACAACGCCGGAAAGTCTGGCGCTGCTGACCAGCTACGAGGATGCCCCACGGATGTTCGCGGGACTGCAGCGGGTGATCGTCGACGAGATCCACGCCCTGGCGGAAAGCAAGAGAGGCGACCAACTGATGCTGGCTCTGGCGCGCCTGCAGGGGATGTGCCCGGGGCTGCGCCGGGTGGGGCTGTCGGCGACGGTAGAGGACCCGCAGGCGATTGCCCGGCTGCTGGCCCGTCATCCCGATCCCTGCGACATTTTGCTGGCCGATCCGGGCCCGGACCCGGATATCTCGATGCTGGTGACGGACGAGGCGCCGCCCTGGTCCGGCGGAGGCGCGAAATACGCCATCCCGGCGGTGCTGGAACAGGTCAGGCGCCACAGGACGACGCTGATCTTTCACAACACCCGCGCGCAGGCCGAGATCTTTTTCCACAACCTGTGGCTGGCCAACGACGACGGTCTGCCGATCGGCATCCACCACGGCTCGCTCGACCGTCAGCAGCGCGAAAAGGTCGAGGCGGCGATGGTGGCGGGTCAGTTGCGGGCCATCGTCTGCACCGGTTCGCTGGATCTGGGCATCGACTGGGGCGACGTGGACCTGGTGATCCAGGTCGGTGCGCCGAAGAACGTCAAGCGGCTGGTGCAGCGGATCGGGCGGGCCAATCACCGCTACAACGCGCCGTCCAAGGCGATCCTGGTGCCCGCCAACCGCTTTGAGGTGGTGGAATGCGTGGCGGCGCTCGAAGCGGCGCGCGCGCATCAGCTGGACGGCGATCCGCGTGGGCCGGGGCCGCGCGACGTGTTGTGCCAGCACATCCTGATCGCGGCCTGTTCGGGACCGTTCGAGACCGATGCGCTATACGCTGAGATGACCAGCGCGGGCGCCTACGCCAATCTGAGCCGGGACCAGTTCGACGCCTGCCTGGAATTCTGCGCCACCGGCGGCTACGCGTTGCGCGCCTACGACCAGTGGCAGCGGTTGCAGCAATTGCCCGACGGGCGGTGGCAATTGCGCGATCCGCGCGCGGCGCAGCGCATCCGGCAGAACATCGGCACGATCCAGGACACCGACACGCTCAAGGTGCGCTGGCGCGGGCGCGGCGGGGCGCCTTTGGGCGAGATCGAGGAAGGCTTTGCCGCCTCGCTGACCAAGGGCGACACCTTTCTGATCGGCGGGCAGATCGTACGCTACGAAGGGCTTCGCGAAATGACGGTGGAGGTCACGCGCGACCCGGGCCGCAAGCCCAAGATCGCCACCTTCATGGGCACCAAGTTTTCGACGTCGACGCAATTGAGCCATCGCATCCTGCGCATGTTCCGGCAGGACAACTGGCCCGACTTGCCGCCCCATACGGCACAATGGCTGGCGTTGCAGCGCAAGGTGTCCCGACTGCCCGAACCGGGGAGGCTGCTGGTCGAGACGTTTCCCCGTGACGGGCGGCAGCAGCTGGTGGCCTACGGCTTTGCCGGACGCAATGCGCAGCAGACGCTGGGGCTCTTGCTGACCAAGCGGATGGAGGAGATGGGCCTGGCGCCGATGGGATTCGTGTCTACCGACTACGCGACGCTGATCTGGGGGCTGGACGCGGTGACGGACCCGGCGCCGCTGTTCGACATCGCCGCGCTCGAGGCCGGGGTCGACCAATGGCTGGCAGGCAACGCGGTGATGAAACGCACCTTTCGCGCCAGCGCCACGATCGCCGGGCTGATCGAGCGCAATATCGGTGGGCAGCGCAAGACCGGGCGGCAGGCGACGATGTCGTCCGACATCCTGTACGACACGCTGCTGAAATACGACCCCGACCACCTGCTGATGCAGATCACCCGCGAAGAGGCGATGCGCGGGCTGGTGGATTTCGCCCGCATCCGCGAGATGGCCGAGCGGGTGGGCGACCGGATCGACCACGTGGTGCTGGACCGGGTAACGCCACTGGCGGCGCCGCTGTTCCTTGAAGCCGGGCGCGTGCCGGTCAACGGTCTGGCGGACGAAAGGCTGCTGGAGGAAGAGGTGACGCGGCTTCTGAACGACAGCGGACTGGCGCAGATCGAAGTCAAACCGCGCTGGCGCGTGCCCTATTGA
- the pdeM gene encoding ligase-associated DNA damage response endonuclease PdeM, which translates to MNKFTFSFAGSELSALASGGLFWPAQDLLVVSDLHFGKAARFSAVGGSALPPYETRETLTRLEKDLSETGARQVICLGDSFDAPGIETALPEDDLLWISRLMAGRRWTWIAGNHDPAPLGLAGSHRSEMSVGPLVFRHIAKAGATGEVSGHYHPKARITARGRAISRPCFLIDEARLILPAYGHFTGGLWSDSTVLCALMAPEARAILTGKTLFEIPMPRRAMA; encoded by the coding sequence ATGAACAAATTCACGTTCTCCTTCGCCGGTTCTGAACTGTCGGCCCTGGCTTCGGGTGGGCTGTTCTGGCCCGCGCAAGACCTGCTGGTCGTGTCGGATCTGCACTTCGGCAAGGCGGCCCGGTTTTCGGCGGTGGGCGGGTCGGCGCTGCCGCCCTACGAGACGCGCGAAACGCTGACGCGGCTGGAAAAGGATCTGTCCGAAACCGGGGCGCGGCAGGTGATCTGCCTCGGCGACAGCTTTGACGCACCGGGGATCGAGACCGCCTTGCCCGAGGACGATTTGTTGTGGATCAGCCGCTTGATGGCCGGGCGACGCTGGACCTGGATCGCCGGCAATCACGATCCTGCACCGCTTGGCCTGGCGGGATCGCATCGGTCGGAAATGTCCGTCGGTCCGCTGGTCTTCCGGCATATCGCAAAGGCCGGGGCCACCGGCGAAGTGTCTGGCCATTACCACCCCAAGGCGCGCATCACAGCACGGGGACGCGCGATTTCACGTCCTTGTTTCCTGATCGACGAGGCCCGTTTGATATTGCCGGCCTACGGTCATTTCACCGGTGGGTTGTGGTCGGACAGCACGGTCCTGTGCGCGCTGATGGCGCCAGAGGCCCGCGCGATCCTGACGGGTAAGACGCTTTTCGAGATCCCGATGCCACGCCGCGCGATGGCCTAG
- a CDS encoding PaaI family thioesterase, producing the protein MFDADRIRQSFARQAFMTTFEARLDEIAQGAVTISAPILPIAAQQQGYAHAGLTFALGDSAAGYSALSLLPADQEVVTSEMKINLLAPATGDRLVARGRVVKPGRRLIVVLSEVFCGDRQVALLTGTMVPVPA; encoded by the coding sequence ATGTTCGACGCCGACCGCATCCGCCAGAGCTTTGCCCGCCAGGCATTCATGACCACGTTCGAGGCACGTTTGGACGAGATCGCCCAAGGCGCGGTGACGATCAGCGCACCGATCCTGCCCATCGCCGCGCAGCAGCAGGGCTATGCGCATGCCGGGCTGACCTTTGCCCTGGGTGACAGTGCGGCCGGCTATTCCGCGCTGTCGCTTTTGCCTGCCGATCAGGAGGTCGTGACGTCGGAAATGAAGATCAACCTGCTGGCTCCGGCAACGGGTGATCGGCTGGTGGCCCGTGGCCGCGTCGTCAAGCCGGGTCGGCGGTTGATCGTGGTCCTTTCAGAGGTGTTCTGCGGCGACCGGCAGGTGGCGCTGCTGACAGGGACGATGGTACCAGTGCCGGCGTGA
- a CDS encoding ArsR/SmtB family transcription factor has protein sequence MEQTFAALADPTRLGIVMRLAETGEIDATDLARPFAISAPAVSRHLKVLEQAGWVTRRRIGTRRPVRLDPARLDEVQVWTGRLRAALAANYARLDALLDSEKDNP, from the coding sequence ATGGAGCAAACCTTTGCCGCGCTGGCGGACCCGACGCGGCTTGGCATCGTGATGCGCCTCGCCGAAACCGGCGAGATCGATGCAACCGACCTGGCAAGGCCGTTCGCAATCAGCGCGCCCGCCGTCTCGCGACACCTCAAGGTGCTGGAACAGGCAGGATGGGTAACGCGCCGACGGATCGGCACGCGGCGGCCGGTGCGGCTTGACCCCGCGCGGCTGGACGAGGTGCAGGTCTGGACGGGGCGGCTCCGGGCCGCTTTGGCAGCCAACTATGCCCGGCTCGATGCGCTACTGGACAGTGAAAAGGACAACCCATGA
- a CDS encoding SRPBCC domain-containing protein, producing MNKMTMTKVGETDLRVIRRFDAPPEAVYDAHVDEAKIKRWMLGPEGWSMPDCVIDARPGGAFSYTWENQGGERFTIRGTFVSFDPPHRIVHEETMEMGDDTPPMSRVTTEFAADGDGTLMTMVISYASAEAREGAVASGMEEGMAFSYDNLDRMVTV from the coding sequence ATGAACAAGATGACCATGACCAAGGTCGGCGAAACCGACCTGCGCGTGATCCGCCGTTTCGACGCCCCGCCCGAGGCCGTCTACGACGCCCATGTCGATGAGGCCAAGATCAAGCGCTGGATGCTGGGCCCCGAAGGCTGGTCGATGCCCGACTGCGTGATCGACGCGCGACCCGGTGGGGCATTTTCCTATACCTGGGAGAACCAGGGCGGAGAGCGTTTCACCATTCGCGGCACCTTCGTATCGTTCGACCCGCCGCACCGGATCGTGCACGAGGAGACGATGGAGATGGGCGACGACACCCCGCCGATGAGCCGCGTCACCACCGAATTCGCCGCCGATGGCGACGGCACATTGATGACGATGGTGATCTCCTACGCCAGCGCCGAGGCGCGCGAAGGCGCCGTGGCCAGCGGCATGGAGGAAGGCATGGCCTTCAGCTATGACAACCTGGACCGGATGGTCACCGTCTAG
- the folD gene encoding bifunctional methylenetetrahydrofolate dehydrogenase/methenyltetrahydrofolate cyclohydrolase FolD has product MTATVIDGKAFAAKVRGKVAEHVARLKSEHGITPGLAVVLVGEDPASQVYVRSKGKQTVEVGMNSYEHRFDADISETELLETIRQLNNDPDVHGILVQLPLPKHLNEDLVINSIDPAKDVDGFHISNVGLLGTGQKSMVPCTPLGCLMMLRDHHGSLSGMDAVVIGRSNIVGKPMAQLLLGDSCTVTIAHSRTKDLAGVVRRADIVVAAVGRPEMVPGDWIKPGATVIDVGINRVDKPEGGTRLVGDCQFDSCAAVAGAITPVPGGVGPMTIACLLANTVTACCRANGLAEPQGLTV; this is encoded by the coding sequence ATGACGGCGACGGTGATTGACGGCAAGGCCTTTGCGGCCAAAGTTCGCGGCAAGGTGGCCGAGCATGTCGCGCGTCTGAAAAGCGAACACGGCATCACGCCCGGCCTTGCGGTGGTGCTGGTCGGCGAAGACCCCGCCAGCCAGGTCTACGTCCGTTCCAAGGGCAAGCAGACCGTCGAGGTGGGCATGAATTCCTACGAGCACAGGTTCGATGCCGATATTTCGGAAACCGAGCTGCTCGAAACGATCCGGCAACTGAACAACGATCCCGACGTGCACGGCATCCTGGTGCAGCTGCCGCTGCCCAAGCACCTGAACGAAGACCTCGTGATCAACTCCATCGATCCGGCCAAGGATGTCGATGGCTTCCACATCTCGAATGTCGGCCTGTTGGGCACCGGGCAGAAGTCGATGGTGCCCTGCACGCCGCTGGGCTGCCTGATGATGCTGCGCGACCATCACGGCAGTCTGTCAGGGATGGACGCGGTGGTGATCGGGCGGTCGAACATCGTCGGCAAGCCCATGGCGCAGCTCTTGCTGGGCGACAGCTGCACGGTGACGATCGCGCATTCCCGGACCAAGGACCTGGCCGGTGTCGTGCGCCGCGCGGACATCGTCGTCGCCGCGGTGGGCCGGCCCGAAATGGTGCCGGGCGACTGGATCAAGCCCGGTGCCACGGTGATCGACGTCGGTATCAACCGCGTCGACAAGCCCGAGGGCGGCACGCGACTGGTGGGCGATTGCCAGTTCGACAGTTGCGCCGCGGTGGCCGGCGCGATCACCCCGGTTCCGGGCGGGGTGGGGCCGATGACCATCGCCTGCCTTCTGGCCAACACGGTCACCGCTTGCTGCCGCGCCAACGGGCTGGCCGAACCGCAGGGGCTGACGGTCTAG
- a CDS encoding chorismate mutase yields MTRPAPDTIRSMADLRVCIDQIDSELVALLAERERYTDRAPDLKAREGIAARAPSRVDAVLANVRDKALASGLDPELAQAMWRIMIETVIAREERVIGKAGVDG; encoded by the coding sequence ATGACACGCCCTGCACCCGACACCATCCGCTCGATGGCTGACCTGCGGGTCTGCATCGACCAGATCGACAGCGAGTTGGTCGCGTTGCTGGCCGAGCGCGAACGCTATACCGACCGCGCTCCCGACCTGAAGGCGCGCGAGGGCATCGCGGCACGGGCTCCCAGCAGGGTCGACGCGGTGCTGGCCAACGTGCGCGACAAGGCCTTGGCCAGCGGACTCGACCCCGAACTGGCCCAGGCGATGTGGCGGATCATGATCGAAACAGTGATCGCCCGCGAAGAGCGGGTGATCGGCAAGGCGGGTGTCGACGGCTGA